A single Saccharomyces paradoxus chromosome II, complete sequence DNA region contains:
- the RFT1 gene encoding glycolipid translocation protein (Membrane protein required for translocation of Man5GlcNac2-PP-Dol~similar to YBL020W) has translation MVKKSSQLPSTSEQILERSTKGATFLMMGQLFTKVVTFILNNLLIRFLSPRIFGITAFLEFIQGTVLFFSRDAIRLSTLRISDSGNGILDDDDEEEYQETHYKSRVLQTAVNFAHIPFWIGFPLSIGLIAWQYRNINAYFITLPFFTWSIFLIWLSIIVELLSEPFFIVNQFMLNYAARSRFESIAVTTGCIVNFIVVYAVQQSRYPMEIVTSDIDKEGIAILAFALGKLAHSITLLVCYYWDYLRNFKPKKLFSTRLTKIKVHENNELKKGYSKNTSYFFQNDILQHFKKVYFQLCFKHLLTEGDKLIINSLCTVEEQGIYALLSNYGSLLTRLLFAPIEESLRLFLARLLSSHNPKNLKLSIGVLVNLTRFYIYLSLMIIVFGPANSSFLLQFLIGSKWSTTSVLDTIRVYCFYIPFLSLNGIFEAFFQSVATGDQILKHSYFMMVFSGIFLLNSWVLIEKLKLSIEGLILSNIINMVLRILYCGVFLNKFHRELFTDSSFFFNFKDFKTVIIAGSTICLVDWWFIGYVKNLQQFFVNVLFAMGLLALILVKERQTIQSFMNKRALSNSKDV, from the coding sequence atggtGAAGAAAAGTTCACAATTGCCCTCTACCAGCGAACAGATCCTGGAAAGGTCCACGAAAGGAGCCACGTTCCTCATGATGGGCCAACTTTTTACCAAGGTGGTAACGTTCATATTAAATAATTTGTTGATCAGGTTTCTTTCACCCAGAATTTTCGGTATCACAGCCTTTTTAGAATTTATACAGGGCACCGTGTTATTTTTTAGTAGAGATGCAATTCGTTTGTCGACGTTGAGAATCTCAGACTCCGGTAATGGAATACtcgatgacgatgatgagGAGGAGTACCAGGAGACTCATTACAAATCTAGAGTGCTGCAGACCGCGGTTAATTTTGCGCACATCCCGTTTTGGATCGGGTTCCCACTGTCCATTGGTCTTATCGCGTGGCAATACAGGAACATCAACGCGTATTTCATCACTCTGCCATTCTTCACGTGGTCGATCTTTCTTATTTGGCTCAGTATCATCGTCGAACTGTTGAGCGAACCATTCTTTATCGTCAACCAGTTCATGCTGAACTATGCCGCAAGGTCGAGATTCGAAAGTATTGCGGTGACTACAGGATGTATTGTCAATTTTATAGTTGTTTATGCTGTCCAGCAATCTCGATACCCGATGGAGATTGTCACTTCGGACATTGACAAAGAAGGCATCGCCATATTAGCGTTTGCCTTGGGCAAGTTAGCTCATTCGATCACCTTACTAGTATGTTACTATTGGGACTATCTCAGGAATTTCAAACCAAAGAAACTATTCAGTACTAGGCTAACGAAGATAAAAGTAcatgaaaataatgaattgaagaaaggctattcaaagaatacatcttattttttccaaaacgACATTTTACAgcatttcaaaaaagtcTATTTTCAACTATGTTTCAAGCATTTGTTGACAGAGGGTGATAAGTTGATTATTAACTCCCTATGTACCGTAGAAGAGCAAGGAATTTATGCTTTACTGTCGAACTATGGCTCGCTTCTGACAAGGTTGTTATTTGCGCCGATTGAAGAATCTCTGCGGTTATTTTTGGCCCGTTTGTTGTCTTCGCATAATCCAAAGAATTTAAAGCTATCTATCGGAGTCCTGGTCAATTTAACAAGGTTTTACATATACTTATCGTTAATGATCATCGTATTTGGGCCCGCCaattcatcttttttaCTGCAGTTCTTGATCGGCTCAAAATGGTCCACTACTTCCGTTTTGGACACCATAAGAGTTTACTGCTTTTACATCCCATTTTTATCGCTTAATGGTATTTTTGAAGcatttttccaaagtgTGGCCACTGGTgaccaaattttgaagcaCTCATACTTCATGATGGTCTTTTCTGGTATTTTCTTACTCAATTCCTGGGTccttattgaaaaactcaAATTATCAATCGAAGGCTTGATATTGAGTAATATTATCAACATGGTGCTAAGAATATTGTATTGTGGTGTTTTCTTGAACAAATTCCATAGGGAATTGTTTACAGattcctcttttttcttcaattttaagGATTTCAAAACGGTTATCATCGCTGGCTCAACGATTTGTCTAGTTGATTGGTGGTTTATAGGATACGTTAAAAATTTACAACAGTTTTTTGTCAACGTGTTATTCGCAATGGGATTATTGGCGTTAATCTTGGTCAAGGAGCGCCAAACCATACAATCATTTATGAATAAAAGGGCACTCTCCAATTCCAAAGATGTATAA
- the APN2 gene encoding DNA-(apurinic or apyrimidinic site) lyase APN2 (Class II abasic (AP) endonuclease involved in repair of DNA damage~similar to YBL019W), whose protein sequence is MSSSEKILQDEKSEGTIRFLTFNVNGIRTFFHYQPFSQMNQSLRSVFDFFQADIITFQELKTEKLSISKWGKVDGFYSFVSIPQARKGYSGVGCWVRIPDKNQPMYHALQVVKAEEGITGYLTIKNGKQAAISYRDDVNQGIGGYDSLDPDLDEKSALELDSEGRCVMVELACGIVIISVYCPANSNSSEEGELFRIRFLKVLLRRVRNLEKIGKKVVLMGDVNVCRDLIDSADALEQFSIPITDPMGGTKLETQYRDKAIQFIINPDTPHRRIFNQILADSLLPDASKRGVLIDTTRLIQTRNRLRMYTVWNILKNLRPSNYGSRIDFILVSSKLEQCIKAGDILPDVLGSDHCPVFSDLDVRDQGIEPSTAQVTIPKFEARYKYNLRNHNVLEMFAKKENNKKSNNQQYRIAKVINKKKCSSIKKKSLDSFFQKKDGIQDATTKKSLEIPQATQKEISMPKFDFKDVFGKPPLCKHGEESMLKTSKTAANPGKKFWICKRSRGDSKNTESSCGFFQWV, encoded by the coding sequence ATGTCGTcaagtgaaaaaatattacagGATGAAAAGTCTGAAGGTACGATACGATTTTTAACTTTCAATGTCAACGGTAtaagaactttttttcattatcaacCATTCTCTCAAATGAATCAATCGCTTAGATCTGTTTTCGACTTTTTTCAAGCAGATATAATAACATTCCAAGAGCTCAAAACGGAGAAACTGTCCATCTCCAAGTGGGGGAAAGTTGACggtttttattcttttgtttccatCCCTCAAGCAAGAAAGGGATATTCTGGCGTTGGCTGTTGGGTTAGAATTCCGGACAAGAATCAACCAATGTATCATGCATTGCAAGTCGTTAAGGCAGAAGAAGGTATAACTGGTTACttgacaataaaaaatggtaaGCAAGCAGCAATCTCCTATAGAGACGACGTAAATCAAGGGATTGGTGGTTATGATTCTTTAGATCCCGATTTAGATGAGAAAAGTGCACTGGAACTAGATTCAGAAGGCAGATGTGTTATGGTTGAACTAGCGTGTGGAATAGTTATTATCAGTGTATATTGCCCCGCAAATTCGAACTCATCGGAGGAGGGTGAATTGTTTAGAATAAGGTTCTTAAAGGTTTTATTAAGAAGAGTTAggaatttggaaaaaattgggaAGAAGGTGGTGCTAATGGGCGACGTAAATGTTTGCCGGGATCTTATAGACAGCGCCGATGCATTAGAACAATTCTCAATTCCAATAACAGATCCCATGGGTGGGACGAAGTTAGAAACACAATATAGGGATAAAGCAATTCAATTTATCATCAATCCGGACACGCCCCACCGGAGAATATTTAATCAAATATTGGCTGATTCACTTTTACCAGATGCAAGTAAAAGGGGGGTGTTGATAGACACTACGAGGCTAATTCAAACTAGAAATCGACTTAGAATGTACACGGTCtggaatattttgaaaaatttaagacCTTCGAATTATGGCTCACGAATAGATTTTATATTAGTATCCTCGAAACTTGAACAGTGCATAAAAGCAGGTGACATTCTTCCGGACGTATTAGGCTCTGATCATTGTCCTGTGTTTTCTGACTTAGATGTACGGGATCAAGGAATTGAACCTAGTACGGCACAAGTTACCATACCAAAATTCGAAGCAAGATATAAGTACAATTTAAGAAACCATAATGTTTTAGAAATGTTTgccaaaaaggaaaacaataaaaaatctaaTAACCAACAATATCGTATAGCGAAGGTTattaataagaaaaaatgcagtagcatcaaaaagaaatcgctcgattcattttttcaaaagaaagatgGAATACAAGATGCCACAACCAAAAAATCCTTGGAAATTCCCCAGGCAactcaaaaagaaatctcaATGCCAAAGtttgatttcaaagatgTCTTTGGAAAGCCTCCCCTGTGCAAGCATGGGGAAGAATCTATGCTGAAAACGTCGAAGACTGCGGCCAATCCAGGTAAAAAGTTTTGGATTTGCAAAAGATCTCGAGGCGATTCGAAAAATACAGAATCATCTTGTGGGTTTTTCCAGTGGGTCTAA